In a single window of the Zea mays cultivar B73 chromosome 5, Zm-B73-REFERENCE-NAM-5.0, whole genome shotgun sequence genome:
- the LOC100383302 gene encoding uncharacterized isoform X3 — MEMDDSHGTMVNKSEENDFEKKGTSDPVVYQLVRVEGDGTLVPATEDDVLQFEHFLHNEKVDLPPIEDADHVEEFFNNDCMLLKKPDLEDGSSKLETVEAHTQKLGANLEENILQSLDDSLSPPSDFRIHSQHSDKLLTEQGANVTRQDNASTETTKSTVLNDSCCAEKYKADACSRSVCDTSTDPSVSGVNSSMPDFSILRGEVCLDDLTIRELQEAFRATFGRQTNVKDKIWLKRRITMGLTNSYDVPSSGCVVKDYKIVGKDAKNDMSDMDERAKTGLRATSVVIYPGNEGDSPSSSYYQSEDQEDSSKRVPIHNDEPQGNLLGEQCTDKRTRKPTKRYIEELSDIETHDSTVKNSSPAKRPAHDELLMNPRVAPFNETGSLGTIYPTRKDTFGGFSVHVPYVSRMRRGRPRKDFISFAVTIYDKGPSVEPKGIQPSVEMILVKDGDKGNHLRKVPEVPLKVSSENEHAEAVDSKGVRNLQAKVCSAVSKPKIKHGLTRKHHRAWTLSEVVKLVDGVARYGAGKWSEIRKLSFASYSYRTSVDLKDKWRNLIRATQTQLPAQKDGACPRKTNPSIIPIPPSILLRVKELHELQSQGGGFTAPVKFSGQDGKVLQGKGSGFL; from the exons ATGGAAATGGATGACTCACATGGCACCATGGTTAATAAAAGTGAAGAGAATGACTTTGAAAAGAAAGGCACTTCTGATCCTGTGGTTTATCAGCTAGTTCGG GTTGAAGGTGATGGAACACTTGTTCCTGCTACAGAGGATGATGTTTTGCAGTTTGAACATTTCCTTCACAACGAGAAGGTTGATCTTCCTCCTATTGAAGATGCAGACCATGTGGAAGAGTTTTTCAACAATGACTGCATGTTACTGAAGAAGCCTGACTTGGAAG ATGGATCTTCCAAATTGGAGACTGTGGAAGCACACACACAAAAATTGGGTGCCAACTTAGAG GAAAACATATTACAGTCATTGGATGATTCCCTTAGTCCTCCCTCAGACTTTAGAATTCATAGTCAGCATTCAGATAAATTGCTTACAGAACAAGGGGCAAACGTCACTCGACAGGACAATGCTTCAACTGAGACTACAAAATCGACAGTGTTAAATGACTCTTGCTGTGCTGAAAAATATAAGGCTGATGCCTGCTCAAGATCTGTATGCGACACATCTACAGATCCATCTGTTTCGGGAGTTAATAGTTCCATGCCTGATTTTTCCATATTAAGAGGAGAAGTCTGTTTGGATGATCTTACTATTAGAGAACTTCAGGAGGCGTTTAGAGCCACGTTTGGCCGGCAGACTAATGTCAAAGACAAGATATGGCTCAAAAGACGGATTACAATGGGCTTGACTAATTCCTACGATGTTCCAAGTTCAGGTTGTGTAGTTAAAGACTACAAAATTGTTGGCAAGGATGCCAAAAATGATATGTCAGACATGGATGAAAGAGCTAAGACTGGGCTTAGAGCTACTTCTGTGGTTATATATCCAGGAAACGAAGGGGACTCTCCATCTAGCTCTTACTATCAGAGCGAGGACCAGGAAGATTCTTCCAAGAGGGTGCCGATCCATAATGATGAACCACAAGGAAATCTGCTAGGCGAGCAATGCACTGACAAGCGAACTAGAAAGCCAACAAAAAGATACATAGAGGAGCTATCAGACATTGAGACTCATGACTCAACTGTAAAAAATTCTTCACCAGCAAAAAGGCCTGCACATGATGAACTGTTAATGAACCCGCGAGTAGCACCTTTCAATGAGACTGGTTCTCTGGGCACAATCTATCCTACTAGAAAGGATACCTTTGGAGGATTTAGTGTACACGTTCCTTACGTTTCAAGGATGAGAAGGGGGCGCCCTAGGAAGGACTTCATTTCATTTGCGGTAACAATCTAC GATAAGGGACCCTCGGTTGAACCTAAAGGGATTCAGCCATCAGTTGAGATGATATTAGTGAAGGATGGTGACAAGGGAAACCACCTGAGGAAAGTACCTGAGGTTCCACTAAAG GTTAGTTCTGAGAACGAGCATGCAGAAGCAGTTGATAGCAAAGGGGTTCGGAACCTACAAGCAAAGGTCTGCAGTGCTGTTTCCAAGCCTAAAATAAAGCATGGTTTAACGCGGAAGCATCATCGAGCATGGACATTGAGTGAGGTCGTGAAGCTGGTGGATGGTGTGGCTCGGTATGGAGCTGGCAAGTGGTCTGAGATTAGAAAACTGTCCTTCGCCTCGTATTCCTACCGCACTTCAGTGGATCTCAAG GATAAATGGCGTAATCTGATCAGAGCAACCCAGACACAGCTTCCGGCGCAAAAAGAT GGTGCCTGTCCACGGAAGACTAACCCTTCTATCATACCAATACCACCATCCATTTTGTTGCGAGTGAAGGAGCTACATGAGCTGCAGTCGCAAGGGGGTGGCTTCACAGCCCCAGTCAAGTTCTCTGGGCAGGACGGCAAGGTTCTACAGGGAAAAGGCTCGGGTTTTTTGTGA